The genome window TAGTTGATAAAAAAGATATAGATTTTTTAATAGATACTTGTGGAGAAGAAAATGTAGTAGTTGGAAGTAATATAAATGAAGATTTCTCACATGATGAACTTGGAGGGATTGAGAAGTACCCTGAAGTTTTAGTAAATGTGCTTGAAACTGAACAAGTATCTAAAATAATGAAGTACGCATATGAAAATAACATACCAGTCACACCAAGAGGTCAAGGTACTGGTCTTGTAGGTGCTGCTGTTTCCATAAATGGTGGAATAATGATTAACCTGTGCAAAATGAATAAAATACTTGAAGTTGATTATGAAAATTTAACATTGACAGTAGAGCCAGGTGTTTTGTTGATGACAATAGGTCAATATGTTCAAGATAGAGACTTATTTTATCCACCTGACCCAGGTGAGAAAAGTGCTACAATTGCGGGGAATATAAACACTAATGCAGGTGGTATGAGAGCAGTAAAATATGGCGTCACAAGAGATTATGTAAGAGGTCTTGAAGTTGTACTGCCAAATGGAGAAATTATAAATGTAGGTGGAAAGATAGTTAAAAATAGTTCTGGATATAGTATAAAGGACTTATTAGTAGGTTCAGAAGGTACTTTAGGAATAGTTACTAAAGCTATATTAAAATTGCTTCCTTTACCAAAGAAAAGCATAAGTTTGCTTATACCATTTCCAAATTTATCAATGGCAATAGAAACTGTTCCTAAAATAATAAAATCAAAATCAATACCAACAGCTATAGAATTTATGGAAAGAGATGTGATACTGGCAGCAGAAGAATTTTTAGGTAAAAAGTTTCCAGATAATACATCAGATGCTTATCTTTTACTTACATTTGATGGAAATAGTACTGAAGATATAGAAAAAGAATATGAAAAAGTAGCTAATTTATGTCTAGAAAATGGTGCATTAGATGTATTTATATCAGATACACAGGAAAGAAATGATTCTATATGGTCAGCTAGAGGTGCATTTTTAGAGGCTATAAAGGCATCTACTACACAGATGGATGAATGTGATGTAGTTGTTCCAAGAGATAAGATAGCAGAGTTTATAAGATACACTCACGAGCTTCAAGATAAATTAAAAATAAGAATACAAAGTTTTGGTCATGCAGGAGATGGAAATCTACACATATATATTTTAAAAGATGGTATGGATGACAATACATGGAAAATGAGATTAAAAGAAACTTTTGACTGTATGTATAAAAAGTCCAGAGAACTTAGTGGTCAAGTTTCTGGTGAGCATGGTATAGGATATGCTAAAAAAGAGTACTTGCATGAATCAAATTCAGATGCTTATATGATGTTAATTAAAAATATAAAGTTAGCTTTTGACCCTAAAAATATTTTAAATCCAGGTAAAATATATTAGAAATATTAATTTAATAATGTTTGCAAAACAAAAAATATAAAATTATATTTAAATGTAATATTTTAAAATTTACTCTTAAATCTAAAGCTAAATTGTAAAAGTTTTAGGATGGCAATATTTACTTAAATTTAGAAAGTTAGATAATATTTAAGTTGATGTTGCCATCCTAAAAGCCTGTGTATGTAGATAAAGTAAGATTATTGTGTCTTGTATAAAGTGTTAATAAAATAGTTTTTTACAAATATAGTTATTTTAAAAATCTATTTTATATAGATTGGATGAGTGTAAAAATCCATAGGACCTTTTATTAAGTCTTTATTATTTTTATAATATACTGAGTTGTATATATTTGTAGATTTTATGTCATAACTTATGAGTGTTCTAAAAATAACATCATCTAATGAAAATGATATATTTGAGAATTTATTTATTATTTTTATTTCAGATTTATTTTTTATCTCTTTTAGGATTTCTCTGCCTTTGTCATTAAAAGCAAGTATTCTTATATAAGGGATTACATCTATATTTTTTACAAGTTGTATATCACTTTTTTTAATACCTAACAATATATTATTTAAAGTTCGTTTGATTTTAGTTAAAGTGTATCGCTTAGATTTAATTGATAGTTGTAGTTCATGTAGAGATTTAGATGTAAAAATATTTTTGTAGATTTTATTTTCTATGCCTTCATTTACCTCAAAATAATCTTTTAAAGTGTCTATATCTCTAAGTATAATTGTATTTAAAGCATCAAAGAAGAAGTTATCAAACATAGGTAAAAAACCATTATTTATTTTTTCATTTAGGATATTATAAGTTTTTTCTGGAATAACATTTTTTAAATAAAAAAGGTTTATATTTTCTTTAAGTGAAGTTCTTATAGCAGTAGCCGAGCAAATTTCACTATCAATTTCTTCAGAATTATATTCTGATTGAACTCTAGAGATAGTAAATGGTTTTATACTACTATTTAAGTAGATGAGGTTTTTTATATATTCTATGCCAAGTATATTGTTTGATGAATTTAATATTTTTGCTAATTGTTCCTTTGAAGAATTCTGTATAAAGTTATTTTTTTTGTATTGATGTATATAATCCAAAAGTGCATTAGCTCTAGCTGTTGGGAATAAAAGACCATCATCTAAATATTTTTTTAAAAGTAGCTTAAATTTATCAGGTTCATTTGCTAAAATCTCGGCGATATTATAAAGAATTTCTGTATCTCCCTCTTCACTACCAAAACATATAGAATTTATACAGTTTAGTGAATTTAAAACTGTTGTAGCACCATGAGAAAAAATTTCAGCACTTTGACAAGCAAATAGAGTTGGTAATTCTATAACTAAGTCTACACCATTTTCGACAGCGATTTTTGCTCTGGTATATTTATCAAATAAAGCTGGTTCACCTCTTTGTAGAAAGTTTCCACTCATTATTGCTACAGTATGTGTTGCATTTGTTTTTTCTATAGATTTAGATAAATGATATATATGCCCATTGTGAAATGGGTTATATTCAACTATTAATCCAAGTACATTCATAAAATACTCCTTTTATATTTAGTTATTTTATATATATCGTAATTTATTACAATATGTATAAAATTTAAAAATTTAATTATAAAGCTAAAAAACGTAAAAAAATTTATAAAAATGTAGAAATTCTACATAATAAAAAACTAATTAAATGTTATTAAAATAACTTTATTAGAGCTTTATATTATATTATTATAGCAAATGGGAAAGAATAATCTACATTAAGTTAATTTATTGATATATTATTAGTGAAAGATACAATTTACCATACTAGAAATATGATATAATATAAAAAAAAAGTATATACTTTTATATTAAAAGGTGATATATTATTTATGAAAATCGTTTAATGTATACAATAATATATCTATGACAAAATAATAAAAGATAGAGTTTTATTTAGACATTTATTACAAATCAAAATTTATTACATATTATTTATAAAAAAATCTAAGGAGGAAATAATAATGAAAATATTAGTATTAAACTGTGGGAGTTCTTCATTAAAATATCAATTAATAGATATGAGTAATGAAGAAGTTTTATGTATAGGGTTAGTTGAGAGAATAGGAATAGAAGGTTCTATACTAAAACATGAAAAAGCAGGTAGAGATGATAAATACGTTGTTGAACAACCAATGAAGGACCATAAAGATGCAATAGCATTAGTTTTAGAGGCTGTTGCTCATCCAGAATTTGGTGCAGTTAAAGAAATGAAAGAAATAGATGCAGTAGGACATAGAGTTGTACATGCTGGAGAAAAATTTGCAACTTCAGTGGTAATAACTCCAGAAGTAGAAGAAGCTTTAAAAGAGTGTATAGATTTAGCTCCACTTCATAATCCAGCAAACATAATGGGAATAGATGCTTGTAAAGCTATACTCCCAGATGTACCAATGGTAGGAGTATTTGATACTGCTTTCCATCAAACAATGCCTAAATCTTCATATTTATACGGTTTACCTCATGAGTTATACACTAAATATGGGGTAAGAAGATATGGATTCCACGGAACTTCTCACAACTATGTATCTCAAAGAGCAGCAGAGATATTAGGAAAAGATATAAAAGATTTAAAAATAGTAACTTGTCACCTAGGAAATGGTGCTTCTATAGCTGCTGTTGATGGTGGAAAATGTGTAGATACATCTATGGGATTCACTCCATTAGAAGGATTAATAATGGGAACTAGATGTGGAGATATAGACCCAGCTATATTACCTTTCTTAATGAGAAAAGAAGGTTTAGATGCTGATGGATTGGATAACTTAATGAACAAAGAATCTGGAGTATATGGAATGACTGGAATTTCTAGTGACTTCAGAGATATAGAAGATGCAGCTAAAAATGGAGACGAAAGAGCTCAAGCAACATTAGAAGCTTATGTTAAAAAAGTACAAAAATATATAGGTGCTTATGCTGCTGAGATGAATGGATTGGATGTCGTAGTATTTACTGCAGGTGTTGGTGAAAATGGAAAAGCTATAAGAGCAGACATTGCTTCTAACATGGAGTTTTTAGGAATGAAATTAGATAAAGAAGCTAATGATGTTAGAGGAAAAGAAACAGTAATATCTACTGCTGATTCTAAAGTAAAAATGCTTTTAATACCAACTAATGAAGAATTAATGATAGCTAGAGATACATTAAGATTAGTAAAATAATTTAAGTAAACTGATGCCTATCAAGTAAAAATACTTGACAAACAAATGCTAGATTTGTATAATAAATTTGGTGATATGTTGAGGTGAACTTAATGAAAGTTAGCATAGAAAAAATAAATAGAAAAGAAACTGACAAAATAGACTTGAATTTTTGTGAAAAAATTGATACTATTAGTTATTGTGATGAGATTTACAAATTAGTATCACCTGTAAATTTAAAAGGGAAAGTGTCAAAGACTAATAAAGGTTTATATCTAGATATAGATGTCAATTTTACAGTTGTTGACAATTGTTCAAGATGTCTTAAAGAAGTAGAAATACCATTAGAGTATTCTATAGAAGGTTTTTTAGTAAAAGAAGAAGATTATGATGAAGATGAGTTTGAGGAATTTGATCCTTTTATATTCGATGGTGAAGAAATCGACCTTGTTGATATAATAGAACAGACATTAGATTTTAATGTACCTCATAAAGTTCTTTGTAGTGAAAACTGTAAAGGTCTTTGTCAAGTATGCGGAGCAAACTTAAATGAAGAAGAGTGTTCTTGCAGTGAAATTACAAACGATGAGGAATACATAGATCCTCGTTTTGCTAAATTAAAAGATTTATTTAATTAAATTTTGACTAAGGAGGTGGCGTAAATGGCAGTACCAAAGCGTAAAACGTCTAAATCAAACACAAAAATGAGAAGAGCAGCTAACTCAAAGATGGAAGCAACAGGATTTGTAAGTTGCCCACAATGTCATGAGCCAAAATTACCACATAGAGTGTGTCCAGACTGTGGATATTATAAAGGTAAAGAAGTTGTATCTAAGTAATAGCTTCTAAAAAACATGTAGAGTATACTCTACATGTTTTTTTTGTACATATAAAAAAAGATGATTTACTAGAGAAATAAGTGGATTTTATGCATATTAAAAAATAGAAAAATAATAATATAAGTATTGAAAATTTTTGAGTGTTACTATATACTACTATTAGTAGCTGGTACTAATTACAGCTATAAAATTTGGAGGGAACATGAAAAAGAAAAGTAAAGCCCAAAGACAAAAAGAGCTTATAGATATGCTAAAGACGGATCCTTTTTATACTGATGAAGAATTATCAAGTCTGTTTGATGTAAGTATTCAGACTATAAGATTAGATAGAATGAGTCTAAACATACCAGAGCTAAGAGAAAGAGTCAAATCAATAGCAGAAACTCAGAGTTCAAAAGTAAAGA of Clostridioides sp. ES-S-0054-01 contains these proteins:
- the rpmF gene encoding 50S ribosomal protein L32; the protein is MAVPKRKTSKSNTKMRRAANSKMEATGFVSCPQCHEPKLPHRVCPDCGYYKGKEVVSK
- a CDS encoding FAD-binding protein yields the protein MYKLVDKKDIDFLIDTCGEENVVVGSNINEDFSHDELGGIEKYPEVLVNVLETEQVSKIMKYAYENNIPVTPRGQGTGLVGAAVSINGGIMINLCKMNKILEVDYENLTLTVEPGVLLMTIGQYVQDRDLFYPPDPGEKSATIAGNINTNAGGMRAVKYGVTRDYVRGLEVVLPNGEIINVGGKIVKNSSGYSIKDLLVGSEGTLGIVTKAILKLLPLPKKSISLLIPFPNLSMAIETVPKIIKSKSIPTAIEFMERDVILAAEEFLGKKFPDNTSDAYLLLTFDGNSTEDIEKEYEKVANLCLENGALDVFISDTQERNDSIWSARGAFLEAIKASTTQMDECDVVVPRDKIAEFIRYTHELQDKLKIRIQSFGHAGDGNLHIYILKDGMDDNTWKMRLKETFDCMYKKSRELSGQVSGEHGIGYAKKEYLHESNSDAYMMLIKNIKLAFDPKNILNPGKIY
- a CDS encoding nucleotidyltransferase, coding for MNVLGLIVEYNPFHNGHIYHLSKSIEKTNATHTVAIMSGNFLQRGEPALFDKYTRAKIAVENGVDLVIELPTLFACQSAEIFSHGATTVLNSLNCINSICFGSEEGDTEILYNIAEILANEPDKFKLLLKKYLDDGLLFPTARANALLDYIHQYKKNNFIQNSSKEQLAKILNSSNNILGIEYIKNLIYLNSSIKPFTISRVQSEYNSEEIDSEICSATAIRTSLKENINLFYLKNVIPEKTYNILNEKINNGFLPMFDNFFFDALNTIILRDIDTLKDYFEVNEGIENKIYKNIFTSKSLHELQLSIKSKRYTLTKIKRTLNNILLGIKKSDIQLVKNIDVIPYIRILAFNDKGREILKEIKNKSEIKIINKFSNISFSLDDVIFRTLISYDIKSTNIYNSVYYKNNKDLIKGPMDFYTHPIYIK
- a CDS encoding acetate kinase translates to MKILVLNCGSSSLKYQLIDMSNEEVLCIGLVERIGIEGSILKHEKAGRDDKYVVEQPMKDHKDAIALVLEAVAHPEFGAVKEMKEIDAVGHRVVHAGEKFATSVVITPEVEEALKECIDLAPLHNPANIMGIDACKAILPDVPMVGVFDTAFHQTMPKSSYLYGLPHELYTKYGVRRYGFHGTSHNYVSQRAAEILGKDIKDLKIVTCHLGNGASIAAVDGGKCVDTSMGFTPLEGLIMGTRCGDIDPAILPFLMRKEGLDADGLDNLMNKESGVYGMTGISSDFRDIEDAAKNGDERAQATLEAYVKKVQKYIGAYAAEMNGLDVVVFTAGVGENGKAIRADIASNMEFLGMKLDKEANDVRGKETVISTADSKVKMLLIPTNEELMIARDTLRLVK
- a CDS encoding DUF177 domain-containing protein; the encoded protein is MKVSIEKINRKETDKIDLNFCEKIDTISYCDEIYKLVSPVNLKGKVSKTNKGLYLDIDVNFTVVDNCSRCLKEVEIPLEYSIEGFLVKEEDYDEDEFEEFDPFIFDGEEIDLVDIIEQTLDFNVPHKVLCSENCKGLCQVCGANLNEEECSCSEITNDEEYIDPRFAKLKDLFN